In a genomic window of Lonchura striata isolate bLonStr1 chromosome 4, bLonStr1.mat, whole genome shotgun sequence:
- the CBR4 gene encoding 3-oxoacyl-[acyl-carrier-protein] reductase isoform X1 produces MGKVCAVFGGSRGIGKAVAELLAQKGCRLAIVARNLDVAQSTARSLGAGHLALSCDVSSEQEVQKTFEEMQRNLGPINYLVNAAGINRDGLLLRTKTEDMIAQIHTNLLGTMLTCKAAVKVMIQQQGGAIVNIGSVVGLKGNSGQSVYSATKAGLVGFSRSLAKEVAKKQIRVNVVAPGFIHTEMTAHLEEDQLKKAILLGRFGEPHEVAQAVAFLLESSYVTGSVLVVDGGLQLMT; encoded by the exons ATGGGCAAGGTCTGTGCTGTTTTTGGAGGATCCCGTGGGATAGGCAAAGCTGTGGCAGAGCTCCTGGCGCAGAAGGGCTGCCGCCTGGCCATCGTTGCTAGGAATCTGGACGTGGCCCAGAGCACTGCCCGTAGCCTTGGTG CAGGACATCTGGCACTTAGCTGTGATGTATCCAGTGAACAAGAAGTCCAAAAAACTTTTGAGGAGATGCAGAGGAATTTGGGTCCTATTAACTACTTGGTTAATGCAGCTGGGATCAACAG GGATGGTTTGCTACTGAGAACCAAGACTGAAGATATGATAGCCCAGATTCACACTAACCTTTTGGGAACAATGTTGACATGCAAGGCTGCTGTAAAGGTCATGATTCAACAGCAGGGAGGTGCTATTGTCAATATAG GGAGTGTTGTAGGACTTAAAGGCAACTCTGGTCAAAGTGTGTATAGTGCTACCAAAGCAGGATTAGTTGGATTTTCACGCTCTCTTGCTAAAGAAGTAGCAAAAAAGCAAATTCGAGTCAACGTTGTTGCTCCAG GCTTCATTCACACAGAGATGACAGCTCATTTGGAAGAAGATCAGTTGAAGAAAGCAATTCTCCTTGGAAGATTTGGAGAGCCTCATGAAGTTGCACAAGCTGTTGCCTTTCTTCTAGAATCCTCATATGTTACAGGGAGTGTTCTGGTTGTAGATGGAGGCTTGCAGCTTATGACCTAA
- the CBR4 gene encoding 3-oxoacyl-[acyl-carrier-protein] reductase isoform X2, with the protein MGKVCAVFGGSRGIGKAVAELLAQKGCRLAIVARNLDVAQSTARSLGGHLALSCDVSSEQEVQKTFEEMQRNLGPINYLVNAAGINRDGLLLRTKTEDMIAQIHTNLLGTMLTCKAAVKVMIQQQGGAIVNIGSVVGLKGNSGQSVYSATKAGLVGFSRSLAKEVAKKQIRVNVVAPGFIHTEMTAHLEEDQLKKAILLGRFGEPHEVAQAVAFLLESSYVTGSVLVVDGGLQLMT; encoded by the exons ATGGGCAAGGTCTGTGCTGTTTTTGGAGGATCCCGTGGGATAGGCAAAGCTGTGGCAGAGCTCCTGGCGCAGAAGGGCTGCCGCCTGGCCATCGTTGCTAGGAATCTGGACGTGGCCCAGAGCACTGCCCGTAGCCTTGGTG GACATCTGGCACTTAGCTGTGATGTATCCAGTGAACAAGAAGTCCAAAAAACTTTTGAGGAGATGCAGAGGAATTTGGGTCCTATTAACTACTTGGTTAATGCAGCTGGGATCAACAG GGATGGTTTGCTACTGAGAACCAAGACTGAAGATATGATAGCCCAGATTCACACTAACCTTTTGGGAACAATGTTGACATGCAAGGCTGCTGTAAAGGTCATGATTCAACAGCAGGGAGGTGCTATTGTCAATATAG GGAGTGTTGTAGGACTTAAAGGCAACTCTGGTCAAAGTGTGTATAGTGCTACCAAAGCAGGATTAGTTGGATTTTCACGCTCTCTTGCTAAAGAAGTAGCAAAAAAGCAAATTCGAGTCAACGTTGTTGCTCCAG GCTTCATTCACACAGAGATGACAGCTCATTTGGAAGAAGATCAGTTGAAGAAAGCAATTCTCCTTGGAAGATTTGGAGAGCCTCATGAAGTTGCACAAGCTGTTGCCTTTCTTCTAGAATCCTCATATGTTACAGGGAGTGTTCTGGTTGTAGATGGAGGCTTGCAGCTTATGACCTAA